A stretch of the Denticeps clupeoides chromosome 6, fDenClu1.1, whole genome shotgun sequence genome encodes the following:
- the LOC114791991 gene encoding protocadherin gamma-C5-like: MEVLFFQKWSVVCFCLLWNTVVTQNRYTIPEELNVGSVVANVAKDLGLSLSEISRRRLRIASETGKQYFSLDVRKGELLVNERLDRESQCAHTVPCVLPLEAVLENPLQLHRIEVEVQDINDNAPSFLSNERVLNIPESIQPGARFPLEKAEDPDVASNTLRSYSLSSNDNFVLNVKNQDGAKIPELVLERPLDREKQAVHTLTLTAVDGGSPVLSGSTKITVMVLDNNDNAPQFERQFYEAHIKENASPGTEVLSVRATDFDDAQNGEVEYFLGDQTPDAVQALFTINSDTGVIEVRGQLDFETANLHKFDVLAKDRGNPRMEGHCSVKVKITDVNDNAPEIVITSLSSPVAENSPVGTVVALISAKDADSGENGKVKLNISLGVPFSLNRSQSSSHYALVTNGPVDRETHSLYEIELHAVDSGSPPMSAKKTVTVTVSDANDNPPMFSQPSYTAFVKENCAPGTILSTVEARDPDVGENARITYSILDSKTRDVVVSSYFYMNADNGSLFSMHSFDYEKLKVFQVVVQATDQGSPPLSSNVTVHVFILDQNDNVPAVIYPSTLMGSVSHQRMPRSAKAGHLVTKVTAVDADSGHNAYISYRLADATDSSLFSVNLYTGEVRTKRSVSEQDDSSQRLILEIKDNGEPVQSTTVTVEILLEEGLHEPVSDFRPKSSEAERKSTKLTFYLIISLAAVSVLSLLTFLILLIKCARNSRGSSGCCIRRGDSDGYKNPNRNLQIQLNTDGPIKYVEVLGGDMMSQSQSFGSYLSPMSEFSDFTLVKPCSTLDFKESLSVLDASLPDSAWTFESQQVRFFSSSLENPTDFCYCAFLINAAWHIFFFIAIPPVLF, encoded by the coding sequence aTGGAAGTGTTGTTTTTTCAGAAGTGGTCGGTTGTGTGCTTTTGCCTTTTGTGGAATACAGTTGTGACTCAGAATCGCTATACGATTCCAGAGGAGCTGAACGTGGGCTCCGTGGTCGCAAATGTGGCTAAAGACCTTGGTTTGAGCCTGTCAGAGATTTCTAGGCGCAGGTTACGGATTGCCTCCGAGACCGGTAAGCAGTATTTTAGTCTGGATGTGAGGAAGGGCGAGCTCTTGGTAAATGAAAGACTGGACAGAGAGAGCCAGTGCGCGCACACGGTGCCGTGCGTGTTGCCTCTCGAGGCTGTGCTCGAAAATCCCCTGCAGTTGCATCGAATCGAGGTCGAGGTACAAGACATCAACGACAACGCTCCCAGCTTTTTATCTAACGAGCGCGTGTTGAATATTCCCGAATCGATCCAGCCCGGTGCGAGGTTCCCGCTGGAGAAGGCGGAAGACCCGGACGTGGCTTCGAACACCCTGCGCTCCTACAGTCTCAGCAGCAACGACAACTTTGTACTAAACGTGAAAAACCAGGATGGGGCGAAAATCCCGGAGCTGGTTCTGGAGAGACCTCTGGACCGCGAGAAGCAGGCGGTGCACACGCTCACGCTCACGGCGGTGGACGGGGGCAGCCCGGTGCTGTCAGGCTCCACGAAAATCACCGTTATGGTGCTGGATAATAATGACAATGCCCCTCAGTTCGAGAGACAGTTTTATGAGGCGCACATCAAGGAAAACGCATCGCCCGGTACCGAAGTTTTGTCCGTCAGAGCCACGGATTTCGACGATGCGCAAAATGGAGAGGTGGAGTACTTTCTTGGAGACCAGACACCGGACGCAGTGCAAGCTCTGTTTACCATTAATTCAGACACCGGTGTTATTGAAGTGAGGGGACAGCTGGATTTCGAAACCGCGAATTTACACAAATTTGACGTCCTTGCCAAAGACAGGGGGAATCCGAGAATGGAGGGGCACTGCAGTGTCAAGGTAAAGATCACGGATGTAAACGACAACGCGCCAGAAATCGTCATTACTTCACTGTCGAGCCCCGTGGCCGAAAACTCGCCCGTCGGCACTGTCGTTGCGCTCATCAGCGCGAAGGACGCCGACAGCGGCGAAAACGGGAAAGTCAAGTTGAATATCTCTTTAGGGGTGCCGTTCAGCCTGAACCGATCTCAGTCATCCAGCCATTACGCGCTGGTGACAAATGGACCGGTAGATCGCGAGACGCACTCGCTCTACGAGATAGAACTACACGCTGTAGATTCAGGATCGCCGCCCATGTCTGCTAAAAAGACAGTCACTGTCACTGTTTCCGACGCGAATGACAACCCTCCCATGTTCTCTCAGCCATCGTATACGGCGTTTGTGAAAGAGAACTGCGCGCCGGGAACAATACTGTCCACAGTGGAGGCGCGGGATCCCGACGTGGGAGAAAACGCAAGAATCACTTATTCCATTTTAGATTCGAAGACGCGGGACGTGGTTGTATCTTCTTATTTCTACATGAACGCAGATAACGGCAGCTTGTTTAGCATGCACTCATTCGACTATGAAAAGCTGAAAGTTTTCCAGGTCGTTGTTCAGGCTACAGACCAGGGCTCTCCGCCGCTTAGCAGCAACGTCACCGTCCACGTCTTTATTCTGGACCAAAACGACAATGTCCCCGCTGTTATTTACCCCTCCACGCTCATGGGCTCCGTGTCACACCAGAGGATGCCGCGCTCCGCTAAGGCGGGACACCTCGTTACCAAGGTAACGGCCGTGGACGCGGACTCGGGACACAACGCCTATATTTCCTATAGACTCGCGGACGCCACAGACTCGTCTCTGTTCAGCGTCAATCTGTATACTGGGGAGGTGAGGACTAAACGCTCAGTTTCCGAGCAGGACGACTCCTCCCAGAGACTGATTCTAGAGATAAAGGACAATGGGGAGCCGGTCCAGTCCACCACAGTCACGGTGGAGATCCTGTTAGAGGAAGGACTCCACGAACCGGTTTCAGACTTCAGACCCAAATCATCCGAGGCCGAGAGGAAAAGCACAAAACTCACTTTTTATTTGATCATCTCTCTAGCGGCCGTGTCCGTGTTGTCTTTGTTAACGTTTCTCATTTTACTGATCAAATGCGCTAGAAACAGTCGGGGCAGCTCGGGCTGCTGCATCAGAAGGGGAGACTCTGATGGATACAAGAACCCCAACAGGAACCTGCAGATCCAGCTCAACACTGACGGGCCTATTAAATATGTGGAGGTCCTGGGAGGAGACATGATGTCTCAGAGTCAGTCGTTCGGCTCCTACCTCTCTCCAATGTCAGAGTTCAGTGACTTCACCCTCGTTAAACCCTGCAGCACCTTAGACTTTAAGGAGTCGCTCAGCGTGCTTGATGCATCTTTACCAGACAGCGCGTGGACGTTTGAGAGTCAGCAGGTGAGATTTTTCTCCTCAAGTTTAGAGAATCCAACAGACTTCTGTTATTGTGCCTTTTTAATAAACGCAGCGTGGcacattttcttctttattgCAATTCCACCTGTATTATTTTAA